One segment of Candidatus Methylacidiphilales bacterium DNA contains the following:
- a CDS encoding TlyA family RNA methyltransferase, which translates to MPPSSPHSKKRLDLLLCEIGLAPSREKAQAYILAGEVLVNGQPVTKPSHLCSSHDSLTLRTPDRYVSRGGYKLEAALDHFKLDLSNTRVLDIGASTGGFTDCALQHGATHVVALDVGRNQIAWKLRQDPRVTILEKINARFLSPSLFPAQLLPFDVILMDVSFISQKLIWPTLPPLIRNGGSIVTLIKPQFEASPQEVSQGGIVKDISVHNRIISEITTFIHSLNTFHIRGVIPSPILGKEGNQEYLLCAQKNTSS; encoded by the coding sequence ATGCCGCCCTCATCACCCCACTCAAAAAAACGCCTCGATCTCCTTCTCTGCGAAATCGGCCTCGCCCCGTCACGCGAAAAAGCTCAAGCCTACATCCTCGCCGGCGAGGTCCTCGTCAACGGCCAACCCGTCACCAAACCCTCCCACCTCTGCTCCTCTCACGACTCTCTCACCCTTCGCACCCCCGACCGCTACGTCAGCCGCGGCGGTTACAAACTCGAAGCCGCCCTAGACCACTTCAAACTCGACCTCTCAAATACCCGCGTCCTCGACATCGGCGCCTCAACCGGCGGCTTCACCGATTGCGCCCTCCAACACGGCGCCACCCACGTCGTCGCCCTCGACGTCGGTCGCAACCAAATCGCCTGGAAACTCCGCCAAGATCCCCGCGTCACTATCCTAGAAAAAATCAATGCCCGCTTCCTCTCCCCTTCCCTTTTCCCAGCTCAACTCTTACCTTTTGACGTCATCCTAATGGACGTCTCCTTCATCTCTCAAAAACTCATCTGGCCCACACTCCCACCCCTCATCCGCAACGGCGGCTCTATCGTTACCCTGATCAAACCTCAATTCGAAGCCAGCCCCCAAGAGGTGAGTCAGGGCGGTATTGTAAAAGACATCTCCGTTCACAATCGGATCATATCGGAGATCACCACCTTCATCCATTCCCTCAACACCTTCCACATCCGCGGCGTCATCCCTTCTCCCATACTCGGTAAAGAAGGTAACCAAGAATATCTTCTCTGTGCTCAGAAAAACACTTCTAGTTAA